The Halobaculum magnesiiphilum genome contains the following window.
GCCGACCTCCGCGAGCAGTTCACGGACGCGTTCTCGGGCGCCGACTTCCCGGTGTCGAGCCAGATGGACCTCGTGCCCGCGCTGCCGCAGGGCCCCGGGACGAAGTTCGAGTCCGGCGACTTCTCGGTCACCGCGATGGAGCTGGCGGCGAAGCTGGGCTCCAGCCAGGACTTCCCCTACGATGACGTCGAGTCCCTCGTCGACGACGTCATCGAGGGCCTGAAGGAC
Protein-coding sequences here:
- a CDS encoding MTH865 family protein, producing MSDDVEADLREQFTDAFSGADFPVSSQMDLVPALPQGPGTKFESGDFSVTAMELAAKLGSSQDFPYDDVESLVDDVIEGLKDNGMI